Genomic segment of Sebastes umbrosus isolate fSebUmb1 chromosome 22, fSebUmb1.pri, whole genome shotgun sequence:
ACATTTACCCCTATTCTATCTTTTCCTGCTATTAAACACTTGGAAACTCCTACTAACATATTTATTAGCACATTTTCCCACAATTTTATTATTCTGCttgatttataaaaatatgtgTTGTTATTGTAAACTGTGAGATGCAGGTGGAATTTAAAAGGTGAATTCAAACAGATCAAACaactcttcttctctgtcatgtctctcttctCCAGGAGGCAGGACCAGGTAGCAGAGACCCCACCCCCTGCCGTAGAGCAGCCTATCAGCTGACACTAGAACACCCCACTACGGGACCGGTGGCGACAGCAGGAGGCCGTCACGTCCTGGCCATCTacatccttttcttcttcttgggtTTAGCGTTTGGTGTATTTCTCCTCTACTTCGTGAGCCGCCGGCGCAGCATAGCCCGCCAGGGTCACCACCTTCCGGATAATTCGCTGTCGTCagagaaggggcgggacttgcTGGGCTCCTCGGCCACGCCGCAGTCCCCCAGCAGTGCCAGCCTGCTGTCAGAAGGGTTCAGATTGACGGAAAAGCGCAACGGTACGGCGACCACGAACACGACCACGACGCTCCTCAGCAACCAGGGGAATGGTGGTCACCACGGCAACAGCTACAGCGGCACCCTGATCCACAGCAACCCCAGCAATGGTCATGGGAATGCCCTGTATACCAACTGCAACACAAGTAGCAGCGGGCTGAAGTTCGCCTCTGAAATTTTAGCTGCAGACTTGCTGGACGGAAGGacgggggagagggagaggggtcGGCCGGAGGGGGTAGAGAGGGAGTCGGGGGAGAGGGACGAGGTGGATGAGGGGCTGGGGGACGGGTTAGGGGACGGAATAAAAGGACTAGAGGACGAGTTGGCCAGCTTTCCCATGTTTAAATCACCAGCACCACTGGCTCAGTGTGAAGAAAGTTCCATATGAAAAGGTGATCTAAATGATGATCGCACCATTTTGCATCCCCCAAACACACTGAATACCAGGAGGAGTGCAAAAGTGGCTACTGCCAAATGCCTTTGATTGGGAGCTGTGGCATGAAGAGAGACTACAGAGATATATGAGAAATATATAAGTTGATGTCTAAGcatgtgagagagaaaacatgtGACAGTGTTAATGAGAGCCACagctaaataaatgtgtcagatgtaatataaaatgtaaatataacttTGGACTGTGGACACGGAGCTGAGTGTGATGTCGCgcaatttaaatgtttaaaaaaaaaaatcaaagatgaAATGTTTACATGTGTAGACATTGAAAAGCCATATTGTCTTTCTCCTTAacttctgttgttgtttgctctCTCATTCTCTTCTCCTGATGGCACTGCAAAAGAAAAGTGCACtttgaatctctctctctctttctctctctatttctgttcctctctctgacACTCAAATCCCAGACCTTGACAGGTCCAAAGGCACCAAAGGACTGCTGAGCCATAGACTGCCCAGTCAGACTGCACCGGCCCTGGGCTTCAAACAGAGATGTCCCTGTCAGAGACTAAAGAACCATAAAGAGTCCCTCAGATGGACTGCGGTGACCGTGACGGGGCTGTCCCTGCCTACACTGCCGCAGAGGTCGAGAGGATGATAGGGTTGAAGGTCACCTATCCGATTTTCGTCGGTGTGGAAAGTTTAAGATTCACAGCAGACGCAAGTAACTGACAGCTGCCCAGATCTGTCACGGTTCACCTTCACAGTTACTGAGTCAGAAGGCAAATGGTTATCAGAAGGATGTGAAATTAATTCCAGCCTCACGGCATGGACCTTGCCAGACACAAAGCCACCATCACCTCGTTTTGtgtgaaacttaaaaaaatgtattgtttttgtcatgttgtTTTGTAATAAAGCCTAAAAAAGTTGCTGTTAACCCGGTGCTCCCACACTGTCTGGTGAAAGTCTGGATGTCGGAATGATTTGAAACAAATTGTGGCATTTTCTTCACTTACTATtctagaaataaataaatatcagaatcagtgcaaataataatgcagaAAAATAGTTTAAATGTACTCACTAATAAAtgggtaacactttacaataagggtacattaataaacattagttaatgcattaataagcCTTAATTAACAGTTAATTAACAGTAACTAAAGTGTCTAGTAAACATTTACTAATGGTGTTCATGTTAACCAAGGTattaatttatacattatttaatgttttaaaagacGTTATTAACAGCGGTCAGTTTGTTGGAGGAGTTCCACTAACTAGTTCATTGCACATTATTTGTATCTCAGTTTAAATATGATCCTAAAAATCGGTATGAATCTTAGACACAGGATCAACGAATAATGATCTCTGTCACTCACGGTGTGATTGGTCGCACTGATGGaacataataatattgtagattatattttattaataataataatattaaatgttatttataggcgcctttcaagacacccaaggacaccttacaaacaAGATAAGACAGTCTATACAAGATTACATTATGtattaatattacattaatatttgtgagtgagcaggatggtggtaatatgacacaaagatatatgacacaaagatatacACTTTGTGTCGTATATCTttatacagtgaatatctttgtgtcatatatctttgGCTGTATtcggctgtattcgaaaccacatactatactagtccGGGGTTTTCCATCGGACTGGACCGGACCGGGCCGCGGGAGAACACactctctgaaacgcttcaaCCTGCAGAGGCATACAGTTACTGTGCAGGCGCCGGGACCGCGGCTGCTGCTCTCATTGGCTGCTGTGTCTGCTTTGTGTGTGGAGTTCAGATCAGAGGGCGTGGCCTCCAGCGACCCCTGCTGGACACAGCCCGAATCTCAGGGAGGCCTGAggctgataaataaaaataaaattaaactgatgtatgataattataataataatagtaataataataataataataattattattattattataataattataataatagtaagaggctgtataataataataataataataataataacaggctatattatattattattattattattattattattattattattattactaataaaaaaaataataataataacatgctgtataataattataataataataacaggctatatattattattattattattattattattattattaataataataataataataacaagttgtataataataataatatttatatataatattaataataatatttataataataataataatcattattattattattattattattataacaggCTGTGGTGGAAGAACTACTCCGatattttacttcagtaaaagtaacataatgtagaaatactcagtttcaagtaaaagtcctgcattcaaaatattactgaagtaaagtagtaaagtaaaaagtaaaagtaaattatatatattatatatatataaatgaatgaatacaagataatttatttatatatatatatatatttatatactgtatatatatatatacatcattatttatttattcatttatatatgaaatatatataatttatatatataaaaaacaaatcaaataaagaGCCAGATAAAgagcagatatacagtatatatagtatagagtaataatagtttttattattacagAAGTAAATATGATTTGCTGTGGTGACCCCAGTGACGGCCTGTTTAGCCTGCTGCTGTATGACTCCTCtactcctcctcatcttcctcacaCCACCATAAGGAACCACTTCACCTTCCTCCTCTTTACATGCTGCCATACATCTTACATACATTCCACTTCAAATACACATATTGCATTTGCAACCATCTCCTTTTATTACTTTATAGTAATATTtgatataatgtgtgtgtgcatacatttattagatgttttttagtaaataaagtcttttttgtattttactttttcattttctcacaATTATGATACTCAGTTTtccttattttattcttatttcatTTCACAGATTCAGTTTCCCTTCAaagttataatttttttattatattgatttttttttttttcataatgtgttttctgaatACCTCTCACTCAATATGAGTCTTCACAGTTCACATTAGGTGAGAGGTCATgatgcatgtctttggacagtcggtgctacacctcatatcacatgaggtgacggtgctacaacTCATGTcacatgaggtgacggtgctacacctcatatcacatgaggtgacggtgctacacctcatatcacgaggtgacggtgctacaacTCATGTCACATGAGATGACGGTGCTAAACCCCATATcacatgaggtgacggtgctacacctcatatcacatgaggtgacggtgctacaacTCATGTcacatgaggtgacggtgctaaaCCCCATATcacatgaggtgacggtgctacacctcatatccATCGAGTGATGACCTTATAGGTAATTACACCCACCATGGCGATGCCAGCACACCAAGCTACTTTCTGTAGAACCTTGGCAGAGCTGGGCCACCAACTTTTGGTCTCAtcctcagcagatggagccTTTGGGAGGTTCTCATGTGTCTGAtcctcagcagatggagccTTTGGGAGGTTCTCATGTGTCTGAtcctcagcagatggagccTTTGGGAGGTTCTCATGTGTCTGATTCTCAGCAGATGGAGCCTTTGGGAGGTTCTCATGTGTTTGATGCTCAGCAGATGGAGCCTTTGGGAGGTTCTCATGTGTTTGATGCTCAGCAGATGGAGCCTTTGGGAGGTTGTCATGTGTCTGAtcctcagcagatggagcaTTTGGGAGGTTCTCATGTGTCTCAtcctcagcagatggagccTTTGGGAGGTTCTCATGTGTCTGATTCTCAGCAGATGGAGCCTTTGGGAGGTTCTCATGTGTTTGATGCTCAGCAGATGGAGCCTTTGGGAGGTTCTCATGTGTTTGATGCTCAGCAGATGGAGCCTTTGGGAGGTTCTCATGTGTTTGATGCTCAGCAGATGGAGCCTTTGGGAGGTTGTCATGTGTCTGAtcctcagcagatggagcaTTTGGGAGGTTCTCATGTGTCTCAtcctcagcagatggagccTTTGGGAGGTTCTCATGTGTCTGATTCTCAGCAGATGGAGCCTTTGGGAGGTTCTCATGTGTCTGATCCTCAGGTGTAGTGTTCAATGAGCTCTCATTGCTGTTGACTTCCTGAGCTTCCTGAAGATCGTGAATGACTGCCTGCAGAAATTTAATCAAAATGTCTGGACGTTTTTGCTCTTTCAGAGATTCAAGGCCAATCAGGATAACTGTCGTCAGGCTATCTGTGTTCAGGATATCTGTGTTCAGGCTATCTGTGTTCAGGATATCTGTGTTCAGGCTATCTGTGTTCAGGCTATCTGTGTTCAGGAGATTTGTGTTCAGGAGATCTGTGTTCAGGCTATCTGTGTTCAGGAGATCTGTCGTCTGGATATCTCTCTTCAGGTGAACTCTCTTCAGGTGAGCTGTCAGTAACCTCTTTGCCTCAGTGACACAACGTGATGTTGCCATCTCTGAAATCTTCTGCTCCTGTGACGGGTTTCTTCAAATAGCTGGACAGACTGCTAGAGGGGaggtatatatactgtagttatagACGAGGTATATCTGCTGTAGGTATAGAAGAGGTATATATACTATAGTTATAGACGAGGTATATCTGCTGTAGGTATAGAAGaggtatatatactgtagttacaGAAGaggtatatatactgtagttacaGAAGAGGTATTTATGAGCTATAGGTAAGGTTTGTTTCTGAACCGATGGCTTTGATacttaatagtcctgtatctcagttgttaccctgcactatgttcattttaacagtttcttcatctcctgttagtgttatatctggtatatgttttttatactctgtattacttacttgtgtctttttactaatacGTTTACTacttacttgtgtctttttagttgcactatggaactgtgaatttccctctggatcaataacgttactatctatctatctatctatctactgatGGCTTTGATTCAGAATTTGGCTTTGTGACGTCATGATTAGAGGCAGCATGTGACGTCACATCATGACATCATGGTATTCTGTGCACATGCGCATGCGCCAAAGAATGTTTCCTGAGCGCAGCAGCTGTGTAACGTTGATGTGAGATGATGAGCctcccttcacctcctccacctcctcctcctctctctctgtccgtctctctcctctgtcaaaaaaagttcaaaagTCAACAGAGATCGTGTTATTTCCCAAAATcactacatgtttttatctaacctaatattctgcttcagtccatatttgtcaTCGTTCAGCCTTCAAAAGCAGCAGTTTCACTGCGGTTCAAAAGGGCTTTCTCTCCCGCACGCACCTGTAACGAGGCGGTCCAGCAGCAGTCCAACAGCACCGTAAATGACATTAAtataaatatcaataataatgacGGCAGCTGGCAGACCCAGCAGATGAATCAGACTTTTAGAAACATCCAAGTCACGTCAATAAAACAAGAGGTTTGATCAAGTTGAACCTAGTTAACATCCCAGGACTACCGACTGGATCAAATACATCACACAATCATCACATGTCAACTTCTGTCTTCTCTAAACATTATTAGCTATACAATGAATGCcttctgattattattattattattattagaggaAAGTGACAGTTAATATGAAAATGTGTGCTGTGTCTAAAGATCCGTGTACTACTCATAGATCAGACTTGTTGGCTACctgcttgtgttttatttgagaCCGGATCCAGTAGACCCTGATGTCCACTCGTCTGTCCTTCTCTGTCCACAGCGTCCTTTTTTCATATCTTTACATCCAACGAGTCCACAGTGGCTTAGTTGTTGCTGTGTGTTCTTCTGTCTTCGTGAGCCCAGCAGCGCGGCCACATggaagtcacacacacacacacacacacacacacacacacacacacacacacacacacctttggcGCACATGTTAGTGCACTTTGTGAGAACAGAAAGAATAAAGGCGTGCCCAAGTGCGCCACACGTGCATCAGTCAGCGGGTGTGTTAGATCTGGTCAGGAGAGAGAAAGCGACCCTGCAGCAGCTCAACAGGAAGCTGGCCTCGTACCTGCAGCAGGTAGGAGACGCACTACATCTGTCCCCAGATgtaaaataacaacattaaACTGACTTTCATTCTCGTTTAAAGAGCAAGAGAACATCAAAGTAGCAGATTTCCTCTCCCTCTTGATTTGCTTTGACTTGTTTTTCTTGATGCTCAGGgtggaaacagagaaagaaaccTTCCCACTCttctctgctgcagcagcacagaaaCACCAACATTAAACAGAGATTTAGGATTGATTCATAATTCTTGTTTGAAAAGCAGGAAGGACATAAAAATGGAAGATTTTTCCAATGGAGTTTTGCATGGACTGAAACAAGCACTCTGTCCTCCGGATGTAAAGCTGACCAGGACCAGGCTCAGGTGAAGCTGCAGCCTGCCTATAGGCTTGGGAGATGCACTCACAAAGCCGTCCCGCCAGGCGTTTCTTGGAAAGGGCTTCACCGGACACACCATCACCAAAGCACACATGGGTGCCCTGTCACACCATtgttctctcctcctcaccgtCATGTTGCTTTGCTTCGCCTCAGCCTTCGTAAAAGGCTGGGCGAGAGGCAGGTGACGACTGAGCTGCGATTTCTCCTCATCCGGGAGTTTAAagtgctgagttacagatgaaATCGATCCAAAGAGCCTTCCCGTGGTGTTGGGAGCTTCCAGGAGATCATCTCAATCTTTCCGCAGAAGAGCCGTGAGTCCCAGCCACACATGGCGGGACCTTACCGTGGCTAGAGACATCACACGGCCCACAGCTGTTGCAACGCCTTGAATCAGATTATTCATTTGGCCAATGCTCCAGTCCAAAATATCAGCCTGAGTCGACTCAAAGTTCTCAGTTTTCTCTGCCCATCCGTCTGCGTGCGGAGggccgtgtctgatggtgtaACATCACTGTGGCCGGGCGGCTTTGTCAAGTATAAATCACACTTCAGTATGGAttgatacaataaataaaatggaagcGTATCTGCTCCGTGAGGCGCGCGGGTGACTGACATCAAAAATGCTTTGAGTGGGGATTGGCCTTGGCTTTCGGATACATGTAGGTTCATTTCAGCAATATGAGAAGACCAACTTGGGTTTAGGTTAGCAAGTTTGTAAAGAAGAAGATTTGGCACTAAAAGTAAGGGTTACTCTtacaaatgtataaaatgacGTTATAACACTTGAATAGAATAAAAGTTATTTGGGattttgttattgtattttttccaCAAAGCATTAACAATGTTCAAAACGAATTCACACAATATCTACGATGGGATTTTCAAATGACATTAATGACTTTTTCCAAAAGAactgcactgttaagaatttcccagtgaAATAACAGtgaagaactggcagcagggttgcctttatgttactgtaaaattaatattattatacgctgaaatttacagctttgtactgttaatgaaaaatacagtttgaactgttttttttttattaatttcacagtattttacagttaatttactgtttaaagatacattatgtagctgtttttcacctttcttttacattatcttactgatttgttttaatgcactatttaggttgtattttttacatacatttgaataaacattattttttgccgaGATGAATAGACTTAACAGGTTACAGACacaggaatagtcacactaaatacaattaaaggcacttgttagggaAAAGGCTAtcatagacttgttgacacttttcccaaaaatatCTGTCTATAGCTGACAACAAGCACAGagtgcaaaccagaacaacatgtgagtgaagaacaatgaagctaattcactgattttacaatcatgtaaaatgtacaagcctcacatgtgcagatcaggtcccagaattaaaaaaatactgcatgaaactgttacttatgatactttagacagttgatcagcagtaaagtgctgttttttaagatgcATTAGaattcagttaaaaaacaaacagcagattttcttttgtattaacagtaaagcactgattttagcaataacaggttaatactgttgaaatcctgctgtaaattaacagcaattgtttacagtgcagccaTTATAATTGACAAAATACACTGCTCTGTGctgtgaagaagaagatgtgAGACAGGTTTGGTTTGTTCAGATTTGCATTACCATTGTGGATCAAGAAAAATGTGATACTAGATTGTCAAGTTTAGCTTTGAAGCCTTTGTAGTACTGTATGTAccgtatgtactgtatgtactgtatgtactgtatgtactcatTCCTCGAGGACAGACAGTACTTACAGTGGCTTCTGTACAAGCAGCACACAGCACACGGGGGcgtctgaagcaggaagaggTTAAAGAGTAAATGGTAAGTAGAATCAATAACTAGACTATATTCTGCAGTGAAATGTATTGGGCATCTACAGTATACATGTATACtggcatactgtatatccacaTGTTTCTCATGTGGAAGATGAGGTTTTTTTCAAAGATTTAGCTCATGGATTATGGACTTATCATCTTTGTGCTCACAGGTTGGTGCCTCTTGATTGATTATTCCAgctgtttgtctttttaaagcGATGACAACTTAAGCAGTCTTCACTCAGTGCTGCATATAGGTATTCTGCATTGGGTGGAAGTGAGACAAAGAGGACAACTTATAAGACAGAACATGCATAAAGTGACGACAATtcttattttaatgtttgttaattaattagttgtttGATATAATGGATatattcctgttttatttaatcatattcaggtccagtcaagtcaattttattgaTATAGTCTGATATCATAGATTTGCCTAAAGGGGATTTAAAATCTCTACAGTCTTCAGCATACAACATCCTCTATCCTTAGACCCTCGATTCAGatcaggaaaaactccccaaaaaaCCTTTTGACAGGGaaataaatggaagaaaccttAGTGAGAGCAAAAGAAGAGGGACCTCTCTCCCTGGATATTATGTCTGTTGTGTAGAGTTTTAAAAGCTTCATCTTTTTGTTTATTAACTCTGGAGTGGctgtaaagagaagaagaatattCAATATGACCTTAACAATTATAAACAAGATTTACTTCAAAAAATGGAtttcagaaacatgtttatttcattgttttgttgttgttgaaccagGGTTTAGGCTATTTTTTTGTCCATTGGAAAATAaaccacataaataaataaattaatagcaTATTAAATAGCCTAATATTGTAAGATATGTTGCCAAGACAACTTAAATATAAACTCCAATTCCGGGGTTCAAGCCAACACAGACCGGATCTAGACCTTTGACACTTTGACAACTGCATTAAAGATAATTAACAGGTTTATGACCATCGGAAGGACCATCATTCATTTACGACCAAATCTGTTGCATTTGTAGCGCCCCGTAGTGATCGATTTGATGGAAACTTTCAGGGTATGTTTCAGGTACTTATGTGGACTCATCCTGCAAGTTTCGTGATGATTGGCCCAGTTAGTTCTATTGATGTGGTGAGCCGCACCCTTTTAAAGTTCATTGACTGGTAAAAAGGTGACAAACCTTTGGactgaggctgaagcaggaacaAGTGTTTGTCATATCCTAAGTACCCAGCCCTCCTCAGCAACACCCAGGCAGTATCTATCCATGGCAGGCTGAAGTTTTAAAGCAGACTCTGAGCTGTCTGCAGCCTGAAAGCTGTGATACGTGATGCAATGTTTACCAGgccctgttctccctcctgtaCTGGCAGGTACTGCATTGCCGATCTCAGCCAGTGGTGCCCTGACCAGAAGAAATCCACAACTACCCTCTGAGAATCAGGCCCCTTGGTGGAGGTAAGACAGTGCCAAGGGTCGAGGCAACCAAGTTATTGACTATCAGGACCCTGCCCCTATAGGGAGAGAGGACACAATCTCTCTATGACCCCTATGGAggacgtttaaaaataaatgaatgaataaataaatcaatatttcattgactgcagcaaaaataattaaaaacaataaatgtagccattaattaattaattgataaaatgcgacataaattgatgtttctgttctgttctttATTTACTAGTCTTTGTCTTAATGCCCTTAttcatttactcttctgtttaattttaacttttatttatatatttattttttattaatttttatatgtatttgtttatttttgcatttattttttatatattcattttagcatttcatttttatttattttatattcatttttatatgcatgtatttatttgtgtatttatgcctttatttatttctgcattcttttctttgtacatttctttttgcatttctgcctcattatgcttatgagggggctgtcactcaacgtgtgtcatggGGTCAGAGCATGGGTCAGAGGTCATAGATGGACTTTATGCTAGCCAGCTAGCTGCACTCCGGTCTTCATTCCCGGCTCCATACAgtcgcctgctgctgctgctcccccGCCACTGCCTTGTAGCATATAGTCATGCACCCTGACCccatgacacacgttgagtgacagtcccctcatttgcataatgaggcagaaatgcataaagacatgtaaaagaaaaatgtgtaaagaaatgtataaagaaaagaatatagAAATTAAtgagtttggggaaataaataagtgttGAAATTCatagggaaaatcatgcataaatacataaatgcataaacatttaaaaataaacataaaatatatcgtcatatttgttttattcgGTGCTCACAGAgatatctctctgctctgcagaagatatttcacaaaatatttctaCATCGTCCACTATGTTTTACagtacagtttgtgtgtgttcctttTGTGATTTTGGTATTTACACAGTATTTATAGTGTTTAATCAGGACATTATATAAGGGATAGTGGCTTTTACCTTTAATTACTCAAATGTCCTTAAAATTCTGCACATCCAGTGAACTTCTATCATTGCTGGCTCATTGACAGCTCCAACTGTCATGGCAGCATGGAGAACATTCCTGCGTCTCCTCGGAGCATGCATGTTTCTCAGCACGTTGTCCTTTTACCTATGGAACATGCCCCAGGAAAGAAGAGGTACAATAcgtgtctatatgtgtgtgtgtgtgtgtgtgtgtgtgtgtgtgtgtgtgtgtgtatgaatttCTTACTGTTCCTGTTGTGCATCCTGGTTAGACTCCTGGTTCATGCTTTGTTTGTACTTGTGCTCCACTGCCTGTGAAATGAATTGAGATTAAGTAAATGGATTAGGCGGAATAGTGACCTCACCCTTGATTACTTTTGGACTATCGTGGTTCACATTTGACGTAACACCTCTATAGCTGAGAGTGAGGCTTTGAGAAAGACAAATGTCTCTCAGCTCCTTAAGAGAAAAGCCACCTGAAAGCGGAATTAATTTAGCTCCAATCACTTTAGACAGTCCCAACACATATTTCCTTACTCTTCTTATCACAACAGAGAGTATCCAGGACCTGAGAAAGCAGCTGATAAGAGAAAGGTGTAAGGAATTTCCTGAGATGCGGAGATTAGAAGACATAACGTCCAAGGAGCTGCTGGTGAATGACAACCATACCATCATCTACTGTTACATTCCCAAGGTGAGACAGACATGAACACACCCAAGGGGCTTCAGTTTCAGAGCTAATCTTCCAACTTTTACACTGCCGCTATAGGCTGTAGACTCTCCCcgggccacacagggaacgtcagcagcgtgtggcggctgcAGAACTTGTTGGGGTTTTTTTcccggcgtccgtgttaacaggttagagcagccgaCCTGCCCGCACGAGCAGCGTGGCTCACGTGTGGCTCGgctgtcagctgcgtctcttctagagatccGAGGTTTCGCATATTTtta
This window contains:
- the LOC119482233 gene encoding signaling mucin HKR1-like isoform X3 — its product is MATSRCVTEAKRLLTAHLKRVHLKRDIQTTDLLNTDSLNTDLLNTNLLNTDSLNTDSLNTDILNTDSLNTDILNTDSLTTVILIGLESLKEQKRPDILIKFLQAVIHDLQEAQEVNSNESSLNTTPEDQTHENLPNAPSAEDQTHDNLPKAPSAEHQTHENLPKAPSAEHQTHENLPKAPSAEHQTHENLPKAPSAENQTHENLPKAPSAEDETHENLPNAPSAEDQTHDNLPKAPSAEHQTHENLPKAPSAEHQTHENLPKAPSAENQTHENLPKAPSAEDQTHENLPKAPSAEDQTHENLPKAPSAEDETKSWWPSSAKVLQKVAWCAGIAMVGVITYKVITRWI
- the LOC119482233 gene encoding signaling mucin HKR1-like isoform X1, which codes for MATSRCVTEAKRLLTAHLKRVHLKRDIQTTDLLNTDSLNTDLLNTNLLNTDSLNTDSLNTDILNTDSLNTDILNTDSLTTVILIGLESLKEQKRPDILIKFLQAVIHDLQEAQEVNSNESSLNTTPEDQTHENLPKAPSAENQTHENLPKAPSAEDETHENLPNAPSAEDQTHDNLPKAPSAEHQTHENLPKAPSAEHQTHENLPKAPSAEHQTHENLPKAPSAENQTHENLPKAPSAEDETHENLPNAPSAEDQTHDNLPKAPSAEHQTHENLPKAPSAEHQTHENLPKAPSAENQTHENLPKAPSAEDQTHENLPKAPSAEDQTHENLPKAPSAEDETKSWWPSSAKVLQKVAWCAGIAMVGVITYKVITRWI
- the LOC119482233 gene encoding signaling mucin HKR1-like isoform X2 gives rise to the protein MATSRCVTEAKRLLTAHLKRVHLKRDIQTTDLLNTDSLNTDLLNTNLLNTDSLNTDSLNTDILNTDSLNTDILNTDSLTTVILIGLESLKEQKRPDILIKFLQAVIHDLQEAQEVNSNESSLNTTPEDQTHENLPKAPSAENQTHENLPKAPSAEDETHENLPNAPSAEDQTHDNLPKAPSAEHQTHENLPKAPSAEHQTHENLPKAPSAEHQTHENLPKAPSAENQTHENLPKAPSAEDETHENLPNAPSAEDQTHDNLPKAPSAEHQTHENLPKAPSAEHQTHENLPKAPSAENQTHENLPKAPSAEDQTHENLPKAPSAEDETKSWWPSSAKVLQKVAWCAGIAMVGVITYKVITRWI